From one Cydia strobilella chromosome 24, ilCydStro3.1, whole genome shotgun sequence genomic stretch:
- the LOC134752472 gene encoding zinc finger protein 583-like, translated as MEPVWVKMEPLGEEDLRETAEHIAEAAVSQNEALIEVKLEPVEEVIDVKLEPTDEVIDVKSEIHVKGWELKMEHNVQEELQDGDGISKRQDDRNAEHNIQSTKNIKHITKLKKAIKPRKKSHACELCSTAFTARSSLNEHMRIHTGERPYTCEMCQKSFTKSNTLKRHIQTHTGDKTYFCETCNRGFLFLHQLKQHERMHSGEKPFTCDICKTNFARLNTLKSHIFTHTGNKPYSCNMCEKGFAQWSTLQGHIRTHTKEKPYECKICKNKFLRLFTLKTHERIHTGEKPYSCEICKRGFAAHSGLRHHMARVHAEKTNGA; from the exons ATGGAGCCAGTTTGGGTAAAAATGGAGCCCCTGGGCGAGGAGGACTTGCGCGAGACCGCGG agcaTATCGCAGAGGCAGCCGTGTCTCAGAATGAGGCACTTATTGAAGTGAAGTTAGAGCCTGTTGAGGAAGTTATTGATGTGAAGTTAGAGCCTACTGACGAAGTAATTGATGTGAAGTCGGAAATCCATGTGAAGGGATGGGAGCTGAAGATGGAACATAATGTGCAGGAGGAGCTTCAAGATGGAGACGGAATTTCCAAACGGCAAG ACGACAGGAACGCGGAACATAACATCCAAAGTACGAAGAATATCAAGCAcatcactaaattaaaaaaggcaataaaaccacgaaaaaaatCACACGCATGCGAACTATGTAGCACGGCGTTCACAGCCAGGAGCAGTCTAAACGAACATATGCGAATACACACTGGGGAAAGACCGTACACGTGCGAAATGTGTCAAAAGAGCTTCACAAAGTCTAACACTTTAAAGAGGCATATCCAAACACACACAGGTGACAAGACTTACTTTTGTGAAACGTGTAACAgaggatttttatttttacaccaaTTGAAACAACATGAAAGAATGCACAGTGGGGAGAAACCGTTCACCTGCGACATCTGTAAAACGAACTTTGCAAGACTGAACACTTTAAAGAGCCATATATTTACCCACACTGGAAATAAACCCTATTCTTGCAATATGTGTGAAAAGGGCTTTGCACAATGGAGCACTTTGCAAGGTCATATAAGAACGCACACTAAAGAGAAACCGTACgaatgtaaaatatgtaaaaataaattcttaagaTTGTTTACTTTAAAGACACATGAAAGAATACATACAGGTGAGAAGCCATACTCGTGTGAGATTTGTAAAAGAGGGTTTGCAGCGCATAGCGGATTAAGGCATCATATGGCGCGGGTTCATGCAGAAAAGACGAATGGAGCTTAA